One region of Anthonomus grandis grandis chromosome 22, icAntGran1.3, whole genome shotgun sequence genomic DNA includes:
- the LOC126748502 gene encoding solute carrier family 41 member 1-like — MDESQNSDAETTYMYVNDVHAASRGNSKSSEKKTLSLSPVEMEANKAAVTEYDNNENDNGKLPDVVVEANTLTDALPEETYFSIAIQVFIPFLVAGFGMVFAGLVLDRIQHWPVFEEISELVILIPALLGLKGNLEMTLASRLSTQANLGHMDTTKQKIRIIVGNLTLIQSQAIVVGFLGALIAIIMGGIKSNEVELDHAYILCASSLITVSIASFVLGLITAGVIVFSRYCKINPDNVATPIAASLGDITSLTLLSWVSTFLYDSIGQQDWLAPLIIGGYILLIPLWVWIAKRNPQTREVLYHGWTPVIGAMFISSIGGLILDFMVSRFEGIAVFQPVINGVGGNLVAVQSSRISTALHKEAQLGVSSSVHTDEEENSKIFISPMTAFCGNDGHARTTRVLMTLVIPGHLIFIYTIDYMKDGDTSLSSVFVVVYLLAAIMQVATLLYIAYILIHWMWKKGIDPDNSAIPYLTSAGDLLGITLLAIAFQFLYLVSDHDVNLD; from the exons ATGGACGAAAG CCAAAACAGCGATGCAGAAACTACTTATATGTATGTCAACGATGTACATGCAGCCTCGAGGGGCAATTCTAAATCCTCAGAAAAGAAAACTCTTTCCCTTTCGCCAGTAGAAATGGAGGCAAACAAGGCAGCAGTTACGGAATATGATAATAATGAGAATGATAACGGTAAATTGCCAGATGTTGTAGTGGAGGCCAATACCTTGACCGATGCACTGCCCGAAGAAACATACTTTTCTATTGCCATACAAGTTTTTATACCATTTTTGGTGGCTGGATTTGGCATGGTATTTGCTGGACTTGTTTTAGATAGAATACAG CATTGGCcagtttttgaagaaatatcAGAGCTCGTTATATTAATTCCCGCACTACTTGGACTAAAAGGAAATTTGGAAATGACGTTAGCGTCAAGATTGTCAACGCAAGCTAATTTAGGTCATATGGATACAACTAAACAAAAGATCAGAATCATTGTTGGGAATTTAACCCTTATACAG AGTCAAGCGATTGTTGTAGGGTTCCTAGGTGCCCTAATAGCAATAATTATGGGCGGAATTAAAAGTAACGAGGTTGAGCTAGACCACGCTTATATTCTTTGTGCTAGTAGCTTAATTACCGTTTCGATTGCCAGTTTCGTGCTTGGACTTATAACTGCTGGGGTTATAGTCTTTTCTAGATACTGTAAGATAAACCCGGATAACGTAGCTACGCCCATAGCTGCCAGCTTAGGAGATATCACTTCACTAACGTTGCTGTCTTGGGTCTCAACGTTTTTATATGACTCAATTG GTCAGCAAGATTGGTTAGCTCCACTTATTATAGGGGGTTATATATTACTAATACCATTATGGGTATGGATAGCAAAAAGAAACCCTCAAACGAGGGAAGTGTTGTATCACGGTTGGACTCCTGTTATTGGTGCAATGTTCATAAGTTCTATAGGAGGGCTTATACTAGATTTTATGGTCTCTAG ATTCGAGGGAATAGCTGTCTTTCAGCCTGTGATAAATGga gtaggaGGTAATTTAGTTGCCGTACAATCAAGCAGAATATCAACCGCTCTACATAAAGAAGCCCAGTTAGGCGTTTCAAGTTCCGTACACACAGACGAGGAAGAGAACTccaaaatattcatatcacCGATGACGGCGTTTTGTGGGAATGATGGACATGCAAGGACTACAAGAGTTTTAATGACATTGGTTATTCCCGGACATTTGATTTTCATATACACAATTGATTATATGAAAGATGGGGATACGTCCCTTAGTTCTGTTTTTGTTGTAGTGTATTTATTAGCCGCTATTATGCAGGTAGCAACGTTGCTTTATATAGCTTATATTCTAATTCACTGGATGTGGAAAAAAGGGATAGATCCAGATAATTCTGCCATACCTTATCTTACATCTGCTGGAGATTTATTAGGTATTACGCTACTGGCTATAGCTTTTCAGTTTTTGTATTTGGTTTCTGATCACGATGTAAATTTAGATTAA